A genomic window from Triticum urartu cultivar G1812 chromosome 7, Tu2.1, whole genome shotgun sequence includes:
- the LOC125518270 gene encoding beta-glucuronosyltransferase GlcAT14A-like has product MMETKPPSPGSGGGSAPGVHHHRRWAAPLLASVLLSSLLISASLFFSSSRALLLSFSPLPSAAPGEPLFVEAKLRQQQQEARARPHRAVPRIAYLVSGSAGDGVALRRTLRALYHPANRYVLHLDLEAPAAERAELAAAVRADPVYSRFRNVKVVTRANLVTYRGPTMVANTLHAAAILLRDGGDWDWFINLSASDYPLVSQDDLLYVLSGLPRELNFIEHTSDIGWKEYQRAKPVIVDPGLYSLQKSDVFWITEKRSVPTAFKLFTGSAWMMLTHRFIEYCIWGWDNLPRTVLMYYANFLSSPEGYFHTVICNVPEFRNTTVNHDLHFISWDNPPKQHPHYLTLNDFDGMLSSNAPFARKFGREDPVLDKIDQEILGRQPDGFVPGGWLDLLNTTVKGKQFSVERVQDLRPGPGADRIKKLVTGLLTEEGFDDKHCV; this is encoded by the exons ATGATGGAGACCAAGCCGCCGTCGCCGGGGAGCGGGGGCGGATCGGCGCCGGGGGTGCACCACCACAGGCGGTGGGCGGCGCCGCTGCTGGCGTCCGTGCTGCTCTCATCGCTCCTCATCTCGGCCTCCCTCTTCTTCTCCTCGTCGCGGGCGCTGCTCCTCTCCTTCTCCCCGCTCCCCTCCGCGGCCCCCGGGGAGCCGCTCTTCGTCGAGGCCAAGCtgcggcagcagcagcaggaggCGCGCGCCCGCCCGCACCGCGCCGTGCCCAGGATCGCCTACCTCGTGTCCGGCTCCGCCGGGGACGGGGTCGCGCTGCGCCGGACGCTCAGGGCGCTCTACCACCCGGCCAACCGCTACGTCCTGCACCTCGACCTCGAGGCGCCCGCCGCCGAGCGCGCCGAGCTGGCCGCCGCCGTGCGCGCAGACCCCGTCTACTCCCGCTTCCGCAACGTCAAGGTCGTCACGCGCGCCAACCTCGTCACCTACCGGGGCCCGACCATGGTGGCCAACACGCTGCACGCCGCCGCCATCCTCCTGCGCGACGGCGGCGACTGGGACTGGTTCATCAACCTCTCCGCCTCCGACTACCCCCTCGTCTCGCAGGACG ATCTGTTGTATGTGCTCTCTGGCCTGCCAAGGGAGCTTAACTTCATCGAGCATACCAGTGACATCGGATGGAAGGA GTATCAGAGGGCAAAGCCCGTGATCGTCGACCCAGGCCTATATAGCCTGCAGAAGTCCGATGTTTTCTGGATCACAGAGAAAAGAAGTGTGCCGACCGCATTCAAGCTCTTCACTG GCTCTGCATGGATGATGCTTACTCATCGGTTTATTGAATACTGCATATGGGGATGGGACAATCTTCCAAGGACAGTCCTGATGTATTATGCCAATTTTCTCTCTTCTCCGGAGGGTTACTTCCACACAGTCATCTGCAATGTCCCAGAGTTCCGCAACACCACAGTCAACCATGACCTGCATTTCATTTCCTGGGATAACCCACCAAAGCAGCATCCTCATTACCTCACCCTCAATGACTTTGACGGTATGCTTAGCAGCAATGCTCCCTTTGCAAGGAAGTTTGGAAGAGAAGACCCTGTCCTAGACAAGATTGATCAGGAAATACTGGGCCGTCAACCCGATGGATTCGTGCCCGGTGGATGGTTGGATCTGTTGAATACAACAGTGAAAGGGAAACAGTTCAGCGTCGAGCGTGTACAAGATCTCCGCCCGGGGCCTGGTGCGGACAGGATAAAGAAACTCGTCACAGGCCTGCTCACCGAGGAAGGCTTCGATGACAAGCATTGCGTATAA